The following proteins are co-located in the Cupriavidus pauculus genome:
- a CDS encoding type II toxin-antitoxin system HicB family antitoxin, producing MQYPATLTPDEGGGFVVTFRDIPEAITQGNTEAEALEMAADALLTSMDFYFEDKRPVPPPSKAKKGEQLVALPASAAAKVLLLNEMLAQQVRPTDLAARMDTTKQEVNRLLDLGHTTKIDRVEEALAALGKRLELSLA from the coding sequence ATGCAATATCCAGCAACCCTGACCCCCGACGAGGGTGGTGGCTTTGTCGTGACGTTCCGGGATATTCCCGAAGCGATCACGCAAGGCAATACCGAAGCCGAAGCACTCGAGATGGCCGCCGACGCGCTGTTGACGTCGATGGACTTCTACTTCGAAGACAAGCGCCCTGTTCCCCCGCCGTCAAAGGCGAAGAAGGGCGAGCAGCTTGTCGCCTTGCCGGCCAGCGCGGCGGCGAAGGTGCTGTTGCTCAACGAGATGCTGGCCCAGCAGGTACGACCGACCGATCTGGCGGCGCGCATGGACACGACCAAGCAGGAAGTGAACCGCCTGCTGGACCTGGGCCATACAACGAAAATCGACCGTGTCGAAGAGGCGCTGGCCGCCTTGGGCAAACGCCTGGAACTGAGCCTGGCATGA
- a CDS encoding PD-(D/E)XK nuclease family protein, with protein MNMVAVRASSLAELFDCPARWEAKNLLGMRLPSSGAAHLGTAVHASTGAFDQAALDGAPITADHAAGALVDTIYDKNVEVDWEDSDPAAAERIGLALHARYCAEIAPHQHYIGVEIACDRLEIPELGLALTGTTDRVRTTTDGAGISDLKTGGRAVGTDGVAVTAGHGPQLGVYELLAEHAMGIPISAPAQIVGLNTGKTAAAQRVGVGEIASPRTALLGTEEQPGLLQHASRLIHSGAFYGNGKSVLCSPKYCPRHATCPYKS; from the coding sequence ATGAACATGGTCGCCGTACGCGCCAGCTCGCTGGCTGAACTTTTCGACTGCCCGGCGCGCTGGGAAGCCAAGAACCTGCTGGGGATGCGCTTGCCGTCGAGCGGCGCTGCCCACCTGGGCACCGCCGTGCACGCCAGCACGGGCGCATTCGACCAGGCCGCGCTGGACGGCGCGCCGATCACCGCCGACCACGCCGCCGGCGCGCTGGTGGACACGATTTACGACAAAAACGTCGAGGTCGACTGGGAAGACAGCGACCCGGCCGCTGCCGAACGCATCGGCCTGGCGTTGCATGCGCGCTACTGCGCCGAGATCGCGCCGCATCAGCACTACATCGGCGTTGAAATCGCCTGCGACCGCCTGGAGATTCCCGAGCTGGGCCTCGCGCTGACGGGCACCACCGACCGCGTGCGCACGACCACCGACGGCGCCGGCATCAGCGACCTGAAGACCGGTGGCCGCGCCGTCGGCACCGATGGCGTCGCTGTCACCGCCGGCCACGGTCCCCAGCTGGGCGTGTACGAGCTGCTGGCCGAGCACGCCATGGGCATCCCCATCAGCGCGCCGGCCCAGATTGTCGGCCTGAATACCGGCAAGACCGCCGCCGCACAGCGCGTGGGCGTAGGCGAGATCGCATCGCCGCGCACGGCGCTGCTGGGCACCGAAGAACAGCCCGGACTGCTGCAGCACGCGTCGCGCCTGATCCATTCCGGCGCCTTCTACGGCAACGGCAAGTCGGTCCTGTGCTCGCCGAAGTACTGCCCGCGCCACGCTACCTGCCCCTACAAGTCCTGA
- a CDS encoding DNA-binding protein encodes MTGETMMEERLFDSSHAALVFAFNYSGQQYQASAMNKAMTPAIGSGKGLVGVDGAAQAGMIRNELSMLPELHQAVLTARTAPRDIPCDCGRPCCAARKPNPEWNAAIVWLTERAMQQLSGSFSHYRVRRSILEKIFGVRVDLQQVAEDCGAHRNTVSAQNAKLKVWIEGERKKGLLAAPGVESVAWLAIDGRLMAAGMVALEERAEA; translated from the coding sequence GTGACCGGGGAAACGATGATGGAAGAACGCCTTTTCGACAGCTCGCACGCGGCGCTGGTGTTCGCGTTCAACTACTCGGGCCAGCAGTACCAGGCATCGGCCATGAATAAGGCCATGACGCCTGCCATCGGCTCGGGGAAGGGGCTGGTCGGCGTAGACGGCGCCGCGCAGGCCGGCATGATCCGCAACGAACTGAGCATGCTGCCCGAGTTGCACCAGGCGGTGCTGACCGCGCGCACCGCGCCGCGCGACATCCCGTGCGACTGCGGCCGGCCGTGCTGCGCCGCGCGCAAGCCCAACCCGGAATGGAACGCGGCCATCGTCTGGCTGACCGAGCGCGCCATGCAGCAGCTGTCCGGCTCGTTCTCGCACTACCGCGTGCGGCGGTCCATCCTGGAGAAAATCTTCGGCGTGCGCGTGGACCTGCAGCAGGTCGCCGAGGACTGCGGCGCGCACCGAAACACGGTCAGCGCCCAGAACGCGAAGCTGAAGGTGTGGATCGAAGGGGAGCGGAAGAAGGGCCTGCTGGCGGCGCCCGGCGTTGAGTCCGTGGCTTGGCTGGCGATCGACGGCAGGCTCATGGCGGCCGGCATGGTCGCACTCGAAGAGCGGGCCGAGGCGTAG
- a CDS encoding DNA methyltransferase, translating to MKKPDQLSIRYRAADELVRYERNARSHSAGQIEQIKASLRQFGWTNPALTAGDDVLAGHGRLEAATQMWAAGETIANCPVPGQVPTVDLSHLSADERRAYILADNKLAENAGWDVELLSAELLDLRDADFDLTVIGFTPDELGELLDPPGAAPGTAARRSLAEQFMVPPFSTLNARDAAWQERKAAWLALGIQSELGRDAPAYASASAHQKAEQGAAPQHRTSIFDPVLCELAYRWFCPPGGLVLDPFAGGSVRGVVAARLGRPYVGMELRAEQVEANRDQLHLVQTEDPAPAWHVGDSRQIARRLLDVEADFLFSCPPYADLERYSDDPADLSTMDYPAFMEAYREVIVGAVSLLQRDRFACFVVGDVREKRGTGPYRNFVSDTIDAFIDAGMRLYNEAILLTALGSAPIRAGKQFAASRKLGKVHQNVLVFVKGDWKRAVAACGDVVLGDDLFPEPDE from the coding sequence ATGAAAAAGCCCGATCAGCTCTCAATCCGCTACCGCGCGGCTGACGAGCTGGTCCGCTACGAGCGCAATGCACGGTCGCACAGCGCCGGCCAGATCGAGCAGATCAAGGCGTCGCTGCGCCAGTTCGGCTGGACCAACCCAGCGCTGACGGCCGGCGATGACGTGCTGGCCGGCCACGGCCGGCTGGAAGCGGCCACGCAGATGTGGGCGGCCGGCGAGACCATCGCCAACTGCCCGGTGCCGGGCCAGGTGCCCACGGTCGACCTGTCGCACCTGTCGGCGGACGAGCGGCGCGCGTACATCCTCGCGGACAACAAGTTGGCCGAGAACGCCGGCTGGGACGTTGAGCTGCTGTCCGCCGAGCTGTTGGACCTGCGCGATGCCGACTTCGACCTGACTGTGATCGGCTTCACGCCGGACGAGCTGGGCGAGCTGCTAGATCCGCCCGGGGCTGCCCCGGGCACCGCAGCGCGCCGGTCGCTGGCCGAGCAGTTCATGGTGCCGCCGTTCAGCACGCTCAATGCGCGCGATGCGGCGTGGCAGGAACGCAAGGCCGCATGGCTGGCGCTGGGTATCCAGTCCGAACTGGGACGCGACGCGCCCGCCTATGCGTCGGCATCTGCCCACCAGAAGGCCGAGCAGGGCGCCGCGCCGCAGCACCGCACCAGCATCTTCGACCCGGTGTTGTGCGAGCTGGCCTACCGCTGGTTCTGCCCGCCCGGCGGCCTCGTGTTGGACCCGTTCGCCGGCGGAAGCGTGCGTGGTGTTGTCGCGGCGCGCCTTGGACGCCCGTATGTGGGCATGGAGCTGCGCGCCGAGCAGGTCGAGGCGAACCGTGACCAGCTGCACCTGGTGCAGACCGAAGACCCGGCGCCGGCCTGGCACGTCGGCGACAGCCGGCAGATCGCACGGCGCCTGCTCGACGTCGAGGCCGATTTCCTGTTCTCGTGCCCGCCCTATGCGGACCTGGAACGGTACTCGGACGATCCGGCGGACCTGTCCACGATGGACTATCCGGCCTTCATGGAGGCCTACCGCGAGGTGATCGTCGGCGCCGTCAGCTTGCTGCAGCGCGACCGGTTCGCCTGTTTCGTGGTCGGCGACGTGCGCGAGAAGCGCGGCACGGGCCCGTATCGCAATTTCGTGTCGGACACGATCGATGCCTTCATCGACGCAGGCATGCGGCTGTACAACGAAGCCATCCTGCTGACCGCGCTGGGCAGCGCCCCGATCCGTGCGGGCAAACAGTTCGCGGCCAGCCGGAAGCTGGGCAAGGTGCACCAGAACGTGCTGGTGTTCGTGAAGGGCGACTGGAAGCGCGCCGTGGCGGCGTGCGGCGATGTGGTGCTGGGTGACGATCTGTTCCCCGAACCTGACGAGTGA
- a CDS encoding type II toxin-antitoxin system HicA family toxin, whose product MKRIEFVQWLAERGATFKEGSKHTKVYLNGKQTTIPRHTEIKIGTVNGIKKQLGLK is encoded by the coding sequence GTGAAGCGAATCGAGTTTGTCCAATGGCTGGCTGAACGGGGTGCGACCTTCAAAGAAGGCTCCAAACACACCAAGGTCTACCTGAACGGCAAGCAGACTACGATCCCCCGGCATACCGAGATCAAGATCGGTACGGTCAACGGAATCAAGAAACAACTAGGACTCAAGTGA
- a CDS encoding DNA translocase FtsK — MDKFHFMGKATILHLNTRKEGPEDNQELALDLKFKAVADRHVMRFFDEQLADFVFFSNGAVRNKIMGPITYGHELESYRLDMVGSTFTGVRVKKFSLEPKDGFKVWLTFSVSFKPSGDEVARVAEFLQDEIDLCLMSGDSELDFGSNHVDTSQYHHEPGDEDPLFDQARELVITHRRASISFIQRHLRIGYNHAARLLEALEEHFVVTPADAEGNRQVNVSEGAAA; from the coding sequence ATGGACAAATTCCACTTCATGGGCAAGGCCACCATCCTGCATCTGAACACGCGCAAAGAGGGGCCCGAGGACAACCAGGAGCTCGCGCTCGACCTGAAATTCAAGGCTGTCGCCGACCGGCACGTCATGCGCTTCTTCGACGAGCAGTTAGCCGACTTCGTTTTCTTCTCGAACGGCGCCGTGCGCAACAAGATCATGGGGCCGATCACTTACGGGCACGAGCTCGAAAGCTATCGGCTCGACATGGTGGGCAGCACCTTCACCGGTGTGCGCGTGAAAAAGTTCTCCCTTGAGCCCAAGGACGGCTTCAAGGTCTGGCTCACCTTTTCGGTGTCGTTCAAGCCCAGCGGCGATGAAGTGGCGCGCGTGGCCGAGTTCCTGCAGGACGAGATCGACCTGTGCCTGATGTCTGGCGACAGCGAACTGGATTTCGGCAGCAACCACGTCGACACCAGCCAGTACCACCACGAGCCCGGCGACGAGGATCCACTCTTCGACCAAGCCCGCGAGCTCGTCATCACCCACCGCCGCGCATCCATTTCGTTCATCCAGCGCCATCTGCGCATCGGCTACAACCACGCCGCGCGCCTGCTGGAAGCGCTTGAAGAACACTTTGTCGTGACGCCGGCCGACGCCGAAGGCAATAGGCAAGTCAACGTATCCGAAGGAGCCGCAGCATGA
- a CDS encoding RusA family crossover junction endodeoxyribonuclease, with translation MTVQSLFDESRPLRRVAFAIPGQPVGKGRPKFARQGAFVRTYTPEKTATYENLVKLAATQAMAGLPPIEGPVELWLDINLQIPTSWSKKRQRDAAAGLVAATKKPDADNVLKAVKDGMNGIVWLDDAQAVEYRISKRYSTSPCVQVSVEQLPLQAA, from the coding sequence GTGACGGTCCAATCCCTCTTCGACGAATCGCGGCCGCTGCGCCGCGTGGCGTTCGCCATCCCAGGCCAGCCCGTGGGCAAGGGCCGCCCCAAGTTCGCGCGGCAGGGCGCATTCGTGCGGACATACACGCCCGAGAAGACCGCCACCTACGAGAACCTGGTGAAGCTGGCCGCCACGCAGGCCATGGCCGGGCTGCCGCCCATCGAAGGCCCAGTCGAGCTGTGGCTGGACATCAACCTGCAGATCCCGACCAGCTGGTCCAAGAAACGCCAGCGCGACGCGGCGGCGGGCCTCGTGGCCGCCACCAAGAAGCCGGACGCCGACAACGTGCTGAAGGCCGTGAAGGACGGCATGAACGGCATCGTCTGGCTCGACGACGCACAGGCAGTGGAATACCGCATCAGCAAACGCTACAGCACGTCCCCATGCGTGCAGGTCAGCGTGGAACAGTTGCCGCTACAGGCGGCGTAA